A window of the Virgibacillus pantothenticus genome harbors these coding sequences:
- a CDS encoding DNA internalization-related competence protein ComEC/Rec2: MNSVNGNWHFVACAAFTSMLAILTSFSTLLFGVFLIWISYLFYIKRIATLPLVLSFLFLLFFYFYLPHLSSNNQLDPLKHPITVSGPIVSPVEKTTSRLSFVIQDEQINEKIAVAYFPDQEGKYDESIRYGSTCSFTTEISAPDTATNPGQFDYRRYLLTKEIKYEAVLSDLQLLKCVKNRGILQSLDQIRHSVLDYTDKRLSKETSSWVRALVFGDDSSVNKETVELFQRWGMSHLLAISGLHVGIITGLLYFVLIKLNLLTKEWTEWAILIFLPIYAVLAGGEPSVWRASLMACILIILHKTGWKWNVTDVLSLVFLFLLATDKFIMYQVGFQLSFAVTFALLLSKRILFQTKNRLFQVLYISFIAQIAILPIQFYYFSLFQPASIVVNLIMVPYYSAFFIPAMFLLLLFTPLPWVSLLDNWFMNIHHVAMQVVHWFDEHMHFPLVSGPLPWFVVLLYYVLFILFMQWWEKEKLRHAFYCGCLIVLLLIGNGLRPYFSPVGTVTMLDIGQGDAFVIELPYRKGVILIDAGATFSFTDYAPSRRMYEQVIKPYLFSRGIQQLDAVILTHEDMDHIGSVPYLLQEFAVNTIIVSPFFDTAKLEFNRVPEDVNLITAKGNSEMNVGGHLFQILAPIQDNHDSNQNSMVLYTNLGGKNWLFTGDITKEEEKDVIRKYPNLSIDVLKVAHHGSDTSTDEALLQELSPKIALIPVGRDNRYGHPADDVVQRLEDKEMTILRTDQHGAVQYHFQDKAGIFTIIK, from the coding sequence GTGAATAGTGTGAATGGTAATTGGCATTTTGTCGCATGTGCTGCTTTTACAAGTATGCTGGCAATATTAACCTCATTCAGCACATTGCTTTTTGGAGTGTTTCTTATATGGATTAGTTATTTATTTTACATCAAGCGGATAGCTACCCTTCCATTGGTGCTATCCTTTTTATTCCTTCTCTTTTTCTACTTTTATCTCCCACATCTTTCTAGCAACAACCAGCTGGATCCGCTTAAGCATCCAATAACTGTTTCAGGACCCATTGTCAGTCCAGTTGAAAAAACTACTTCTCGGCTTTCTTTTGTTATCCAAGACGAACAGATAAATGAAAAAATTGCAGTTGCGTATTTTCCGGATCAGGAAGGCAAATACGATGAGTCTATACGCTATGGTTCTACTTGTTCATTCACGACAGAAATTAGCGCCCCTGACACTGCAACGAACCCCGGGCAATTTGATTATCGCAGATATCTTTTAACGAAAGAAATCAAGTATGAAGCTGTTTTATCCGATTTGCAATTATTGAAATGTGTAAAGAATCGAGGAATATTGCAAAGCCTCGATCAAATTAGACATTCTGTTTTGGACTATACGGATAAACGGTTAAGTAAAGAAACCTCTTCATGGGTGCGCGCGCTGGTTTTCGGAGATGATTCATCCGTAAACAAAGAAACAGTCGAATTGTTTCAACGGTGGGGAATGAGTCATTTACTCGCTATCTCAGGTTTGCATGTCGGTATTATTACAGGTTTATTATACTTTGTACTTATTAAGTTAAATTTACTCACCAAGGAATGGACCGAATGGGCAATTCTTATCTTTCTCCCTATATATGCTGTTTTAGCTGGCGGAGAACCTTCTGTGTGGCGAGCTAGCTTAATGGCATGTATCTTGATCATTCTTCATAAAACAGGCTGGAAATGGAATGTCACAGATGTTTTAAGTCTCGTATTTTTATTCTTGCTCGCTACTGATAAATTTATCATGTATCAAGTTGGTTTTCAGCTTTCGTTTGCAGTAACGTTTGCGTTACTTTTATCCAAAAGAATCCTTTTTCAGACGAAAAATCGCTTGTTTCAAGTGTTATACATTAGTTTTATTGCACAAATAGCGATTTTGCCAATCCAATTTTATTACTTTTCGTTATTTCAACCAGCATCCATTGTAGTTAATTTAATAATGGTGCCTTATTATTCCGCTTTTTTTATTCCAGCCATGTTTTTATTACTTCTCTTTACCCCTCTGCCATGGGTTTCTCTACTGGATAATTGGTTTATGAATATTCATCATGTAGCAATGCAAGTTGTTCATTGGTTTGATGAACATATGCATTTTCCATTAGTTAGCGGCCCGTTACCTTGGTTTGTTGTCCTATTGTATTACGTCCTGTTTATCCTTTTTATGCAATGGTGGGAAAAAGAAAAGCTGCGACATGCTTTTTATTGTGGATGTCTCATTGTACTCCTGCTAATTGGTAATGGCTTACGTCCGTATTTTTCTCCAGTTGGTACTGTTACCATGTTAGATATTGGGCAAGGTGACGCTTTTGTAATTGAATTACCTTATCGTAAAGGAGTTATCCTTATCGACGCTGGAGCAACATTTTCATTTACAGATTATGCTCCATCAAGGCGTATGTATGAGCAAGTTATAAAGCCGTATTTATTTTCGCGCGGAATCCAGCAATTAGATGCGGTCATTTTAACACATGAAGATATGGATCATATTGGAAGTGTTCCGTATTTACTTCAAGAGTTTGCAGTAAATACTATTATTGTTAGTCCGTTTTTTGATACCGCAAAGCTTGAATTTAACCGTGTTCCGGAGGATGTTAACTTGATCACAGCAAAGGGGAATTCAGAAATGAACGTTGGTGGTCATTTGTTTCAAATTCTTGCTCCGATACAAGATAACCACGACTCCAATCAAAACTCCATGGTGCTGTATACAAATTTAGGAGGAAAAAATTGGCTGTTTACAGGCGACATAACGAAAGAGGAAGAAAAAGATGTGATTAGAAAGTATCCAAACTTGAGCATAGACGTGTTGAAAGTGGCTCACCATGGAAGTGATACGTCAACGGATGAAGCTCTCCTGCAAGAGCTTTCACCTAAAATCGCATTAATACCTGTGGGGAGAGATAATCGGTACGGGCATCCTGCTGATGATGTGGTACAAAGACTAGAAGACAAAGAGATGACTATCTTACGAACGGATCAACATGGAGCTGTTCAATATCATTTTCAAGACAAGGCAGGGATATTTACAATTATAAAATGA
- a CDS encoding YqzM family protein, with amino-acid sequence MNEFEKDIQSKTNDVVDNIKGFTFSFVFFLLIFAIGVTISVLGS; translated from the coding sequence ATGAACGAATTTGAAAAGGATATTCAATCAAAAACAAATGACGTCGTCGATAACATTAAAGGCTTTACATTTTCGTTTGTTTTCTTTTTGCTAATTTTTGCAATTGGGGTAACCATTAGTGTGCTGGGATCTTAA
- the holA gene encoding DNA polymerase III subunit delta produces MDYIEVVKQLNKKQVAPIYLVYGNESFFIQQLKNKIEQVTIDGNKDNLNVYDLEETPIEDVIADVETFPFFGDRKLIIANNASFLKAKPEKNAVDHQLEVLENYLTNPVDYSILLVVAPYEKLDERKKITKQLKKHAIVADCREVKEYELRKWMEQLTEQLKIHVTDEVYDMLESEISTNLHLLESELHKFSLYVGENGQVTKEIADNLMSRTATSSSLRLADAVMNRNLHQAIEIFRDLEKQKEEPIALVGLLAFQFRTLLRVKLLKQKGYTQGQMVKQLGAHPYVIKLALKREGQFSVETLQYFMNQLTEADSVMKQGGMEKDLAFEMLLYQLVQGNNAVRPIKEQKYI; encoded by the coding sequence ATGGATTATATAGAGGTAGTCAAACAGCTAAATAAAAAGCAAGTAGCACCTATATATTTAGTTTATGGAAATGAATCCTTTTTTATACAACAGCTAAAGAATAAAATAGAGCAAGTAACTATTGATGGCAACAAAGATAACTTGAATGTATACGATTTAGAGGAAACACCTATTGAAGATGTGATTGCAGATGTTGAAACATTTCCTTTTTTTGGAGATCGCAAATTAATCATTGCTAATAATGCTTCATTTCTAAAAGCAAAACCGGAAAAAAATGCTGTTGACCATCAGTTAGAAGTATTGGAAAATTATCTAACTAATCCGGTAGATTATTCCATTTTATTAGTGGTTGCCCCTTATGAAAAATTAGATGAGCGGAAGAAAATAACGAAACAATTAAAAAAACATGCAATTGTAGCAGATTGCAGGGAAGTTAAAGAATATGAACTAAGGAAATGGATGGAGCAACTCACTGAGCAATTGAAAATTCACGTAACGGATGAAGTTTACGATATGCTTGAATCTGAAATTTCGACGAATCTTCACCTTTTAGAAAGTGAATTACATAAATTTTCCTTATACGTTGGTGAAAATGGACAGGTGACAAAAGAAATTGCAGACAACTTAATGTCCCGTACTGCCACAAGCTCTTCCCTTCGATTAGCAGATGCTGTTATGAATCGCAATTTGCATCAAGCAATCGAAATCTTTAGGGATTTAGAAAAGCAGAAAGAAGAACCGATCGCTTTAGTTGGTCTACTTGCGTTTCAATTTCGTACGTTGTTAAGAGTGAAGCTATTGAAACAAAAAGGCTATACGCAGGGGCAAATGGTAAAACAACTTGGTGCCCACCCATATGTTATTAAATTAGCTTTAAAACGAGAAGGGCAATTTTCAGTAGAGACCTTGCAATATTTCATGAATCAGCTTACCGAAGCAGATAGTGTGATGAAGCAGGGAGGCATGGAAAAGGATTTGGCTTTTGAAATGCTGTTGTATCAATTAGTGCAAGGAAACAATGCTGTACGCCCCATAAAGGAACAGAAGTATATTTAA
- the rpsT gene encoding 30S ribosomal protein S20 has translation MANIKSAIKRVDTNRKKRSNNITQKSTMRSQIKHVEKLIEAKDKENASIAYNVAKKAIDKAVQKGVVHQNFGNRQKSRLANKINQLGA, from the coding sequence ATGGCAAATATTAAATCTGCAATTAAACGTGTTGATACAAATAGAAAGAAACGTTCTAATAATATTACACAAAAATCAACCATGCGTTCACAAATCAAACATGTTGAAAAGCTAATTGAAGCAAAGGACAAAGAAAATGCGAGCATCGCTTATAATGTTGCTAAAAAAGCAATTGATAAAGCTGTTCAAAAAGGCGTGGTCCATCAGAATTTTGGAAATCGCCAAAAATCCCGTCTAGCTAACAAAATCAACCAGCTTGGCGCATAA